tgtatgaaagcccttgggccaatgataccctgtaacaaatttggaaaaaattggccaaggggttcttgagttatagccctttttctaaaaagtttacgcacaccgcacaaatggccatagcattagctctttgagccttcggctcagaagagctaaaaagagTGAAATCTGAACTTGAAACCTACAAAGCCAAAGCATCTATTCCCCTCAGTTCATGCCCTCTCTTATGGTGGCGCACCAGTGAAGAGAGTTTCCCATTATTGGCTAAATTAGCAAAGAGAGTGCTGGGTATTCCATCAACCAGTGTGGCAAGTGAGAAGGTGTTCAGCACTGCTGGTGACATCATAACTGCAACAAGAAGTGCTATCAATCCTGACAATGTTGATCGCCTCATTTTTCTCAAAAGAAACCTTTAAATTGTTCAGGCATTTTTCACCACACATTACTACATAGTACATTACTGATGGTTGTGAATCATAATTCCTTTGAAGTTTCTGGTCAGTTGTTAGTCTTTTTATCATTTACAATTTAGTTTGTAGCTTAGTCAAGTAACTATGGTGCTATTTCATTTCTAGTCAAAACTATGATGTGAATTTGTTTTTCCCttattaaatttgaaagtttgaaacTCTTTTTACAGTCTTTTACTAAAATGAAAAGTATCGCGATATATATCGTATCGTGTCTATGGTATCGTGATACGTATCGGATCGGCTTTATGCTGTATCGTCCCACCCCTACTAAatagtttaaataatataccacgtaccccagtcctattaaatgataattattcaaatagctaaactcacggcgatgcggctttcattagtcaagccggccggtctccatctaatgAGCTTATGTAGCATTgcattttcgttaatcaagagcttattttacctttacaaaaactggaccaaattttttttaaatttctattaattgatcgtgttgataataaatgaagagcgaatacataacttacaaccaattttatgaatagataccaatagcaagagtttgaattgaccggctacctaacaatCTACCTAATAcatcaacaaacgaaatcattgaagctgcgagttttcgggtcgtgtgtggctttaatgaatatttgaaggtatgtttggacacaagtatatagtaggaaaatatgttaagatttttttaatattgggTTTATGAAATAGCAatacaagaatacaccgatatcaggcctcaaccgtccgcagctttttgtgacccgtaaacgGAATTCAGGTTTTtgtaagaggtggatctttttagagagctacagttctcgagacagctacactgaatccgctcgagaaagtgggcgggctgtaatcggccaatgaaaactcttgttgtattacatcaaacatgtcattcaaattgttcaatcgtctcattcaattgtgtcgtcacacaacgcagtactatatcgggtaaagcgttctaattcaaaggtgaattgcgataactCTCTCATATCAGGTAGACAATAAACACCTGTGTGACGTCAGTGTCTTGTGACCACAGGAACCAGGAAGAATAAAAACCAAACCGAAAGTTAATCAAAATGGCTAAACCACCCACTGGATGtacagagagaaaaaaatattaatgaagaAAATGTAGCACGTAAGTTGAGTTCACAATTAAGGTCAATCAAAATCACCTAAAAGATGTCTATTATTTTACacaataataaacatttttattcgTGGTTCTTGTGATGCAAATCCAAGTGATATATTACATTACAATTCGGGTGTTCAACCAGGATCAAGATCCAGTGGCCAAGTTGTCTAGTATAACACCTGAGAATTCAGTGGTTAAATTAATTTGAAAGCATGCATTTAAACTTTGTGTAAAAATGCCCATTCTGTTTTACAGTTTCTTTTACTGTAAAATAACTTTTCTTACAGTATGAGAAATTTTCTAAGACAACCTCATCTTTGTGAATTTTTCTCGCCGTGAACCAGTCTTTTAATGCtccttgtttttaaaaattattttagtaGCAAAAATTTGTCACCACAAACCATTTCATTACTGGTAGATAGCAAAAAAATGCATTGCAGAGTACAGTTGGTTTACAGTGATTTAATGGTGTAAAAATATCCATTCATTGTCTTTTTTACAGATATGACCAACATTTAGATATGGCTACTGCTACCACCTGGGCACAGGACATCATCACCTGTGATCTAAACTGTGACAAGCCTGTCCAGCAATTCTGTAACAGCTGCCAAGTCGGTCTGTGTGAAGACTGCATCAACAAACATGTAAAGGGTCTCAAGTCAATGAAACATGACATCGTTCCCTTCACAAAGCGCACAGTCCAGCTGGTGTTCCCTCAGTGTACATCTCATTCCCACCAGAGATGTGAGGGCCACTGTCAACAGTGTGATGTCCCGGTCTGCATGAAATGTGTCATGAGTTCCCAACATAAAGGTCATGATATAGTGGACATGGCAGACATCATTACCgcgaaaaaagaaagaattaaAAGAGAGACAGAGGAAATTGAAGGCGATATTATTTCCAAGAACAAGAAACAAGATTCTGATGTTGAAAAGATTTCCACATGCACGGCCCACTTCTCTGGTTTAATAAAGAAAGGTAAAGATCAAAGAAAACAATGGCACCTAGAAGTAGATGACATTTTTGACCATCTTGATACCCTAACCCAGTCCCTTAGAGATTACCAAATTACAGCACTGAAATCATACCAGTCCCAGCTCAGAAGTCAGAATTCCAGTATGATCCAAACTGttgaagaaaataaagaaattctGAAGTCCAACAACGTGTCTGATGTCAACAACTACAAATCCAAACTGACTGAATTCAGGAACATCCCACAAGTACCTGATGTAACACTACCATCACTTAAAACCAACACAATCCAAGGGAGAGAACTCAGCCTAGAGTTAGAGGAATACAAAGCTAAACTAACACAGAGCACACTCTCCAGTCTGACAGATGAAGCCTCCAATGTATCTATTACAGAATTATTAAAAGAAGCCAAAGTGATCACAAACATTTCAGCAAATATTGAACCATTATATAAAGTAGCATGCGCTGGATCAGATAGAGCTTGGATTAATGGAACAGACAAAATGTTACGATGTGTTGACATATATGGAACTGTCACTGATTCTGTCACCAGTACATGTATGGATTTCCCTGGTGACATTACAGTGAACAGACAGGGAGAACTGATTTACAGTGATGCTGCTAATAGAACGGTGAACATTGTCAGACACGGGAAGATCGAAACACTGATCACCACACCACGGGGCTGGCATCCATGAGGACTGTGCTGTACCAGATCAGGGGACATCCTGGTCAGCATGAAAACTCCTGATTATAGTCATTACAAAATTGTCCGTTATCAGGGGCAGAGAGTGACACAGGAAATAGATAAAGATGAATGCGGCAATCCAATCTATCAAGGAGGGGAATATGCATCGTTTGTGACAGAGAATAACAATGGTGATATAGTGGCCTCTGATCTTAATGCTAGAGTAGTGGTAGTGGTGAACAGGAATGGGAAAGTCCGATTCCGATACAACGACAAACCACCGGGGGGATGGGAATCATTCTGTCCTGCACAGATAGTGACAGACTCCATGGGTC
This genomic window from Ostrea edulis chromosome 4, xbOstEdul1.1, whole genome shotgun sequence contains:
- the LOC125669675 gene encoding tripartite motif-containing protein 45-like codes for the protein MATATTWAQDIITCDLNCDKPVQQFCNSCQVGLCEDCINKHVKGLKSMKHDIVPFTKRTVQLVFPQCTSHSHQRCEGHCQQCDVPVCMKCVMSSQHKGHDIVDMADIITAKKERIKRETEEIEGDIISKNKKQDSDVEKISTCTAHFSGLIKKGKDQRKQWHLEVDDIFDHLDTLTQSLRDYQITALKSYQSQLRSQNSSMIQTVEENKEILKSNNVSDVNNYKSKLTEFRNIPQVPDVTLPSLKTNTIQGRELSLELEEYKAKLTQSTLSSLTDEASNVSITELLKEAKVITNISANIEPLYKVACAGSDRAWINGTDKMLRCVDIYGTVTDSVTSTCMDFPGDITVNRQGELIYSDAANRTVNIVRHGKIETLITTPRGWHP